A single genomic interval of Aedes aegypti strain LVP_AGWG chromosome 1, AaegL5.0 Primary Assembly, whole genome shotgun sequence harbors:
- the LOC5580163 gene encoding cystinosin homolog, protein MVPSVALLTVLICGACAVESVDPLRVWFDPQDYTSTFGESADLFLWIDGVVNRNATVKFNTVDGGSHVSVTPDQLWINGGVKYTETPIVVSAKGLRQGRFIVEAGVEPEGIADDRRLFVRLKVALNQPLIYISLVIGWAYTACWSIGYYPQIILNYQRKSVVGLSFDFLHINIIGHVCYAFFNSFMYWNSFIEKEYFDRHPHGLNPVIGNDVGFAVHASVATGYTILQCYIYQSNGNTVSPTAKVIIGTYLVIIAISASQAVFGAIHWLDFLYILSYIKLSTTLVKYFPQAYMNFKRKSTEGFSILNRLLDIAGGLLGILQMVINAWNFDDWQSIWGDPVKFGLGVFSILFDLVFIVQHYILYRKPIHKEPVYQSGKQTNEQTTKL, encoded by the exons ATGGTTCCATCCGTTGCATTACTGACTGTGTTGATTTGTGGTGCTTGCGCCGTTGAATCAGTTGATCCACTTCGGGTCTGGTTTGATCCACAGGACTACACCAGTACTTTCGGGGAGTCAGCTGATTTGTTTCTGTGGATTGA CGGCGTTGTAAACCGGAATGctacggtgaaattcaacacCGTTGACGGGGGGAGTCATGTAAGTGTAACTCCTGACCAGCTGTGGATCAATGGAGGAGTGAAATACACCGAGACTCCGATTGTCGTATCAGCGAAAGGTCTCCGTCAAGGGAGATTCATAGTAGAGGCTGGTGTAGAGCCCGAGGGGATCGCTGACGATCGCAGGCTATTTGTTCGGTTGAAGGTGGCTTTGAATCAACCGCTGATCTACATTTCATTGGTGATCGGATGGGCTTATACGGCATGTTGGTCAATCGGATATTATCCGCAAATTATTCTCAACTATCAACGTAAAAGTGTTGTTGGACTGAGTTTTGATTTCCTTCATATCAATATCATCGGACATGTCTGCTACGCCTTTTTCAACTCTTTTATGTACTGGAACAGTTTCATTGAG AAAGAATACTTTGATCGACATCCACATGGTTTGAATCCCGTGATTGGTAACGATGTAGGATTCGCAGTACACGCATCGGTTGCTACCGGGTACACCATTCTGCAGTGTTACATCTACCAGAGCAATGGAAATACGGTTTCTCCCACGGCTAAGGTCATCATTGGGACGTACCTGGTAATCATTGCTATATCGGCCAGTCAGGCCGTGTTTGGAGCGATCCATTGGCTtgattttctctacattttgagcTATATTAAGCTATCGACGACACTAGTGAAGTATTTCCCGCAAGCGTATATGAACTTTAAGCGGAAGAGCACCGAAGGCTTCTCAATTTTGAACCGATTGCTGGACATTGCCGGTGGCCTGCTTGGCATTCTGCAAATGGTGATCAATGCGTGGAATTTCG atGATTGGCAGTCCATCTGGGGTGATCCTGTCAAGTTTGGTTTGGGCGTATTTTCGATACTGTTTGATTTGGTTTTCATAGTACAGCACTATATTTTATACAG GAAACCAATCCACAAGGAGCCAGTATACCAAAGTGGAAAACAGACGAACGAACAGACAACCAAACTTTGA